In a single window of the Verrucomicrobiia bacterium genome:
- a CDS encoding D-aminoacylase, with product MKYCFRLIFTFAAVLLPMLATAESYDVVIRHGRVIDGTGNPAFFADVGITNGRIAAIGRITGDAKKEIDAKGLIVAPGFIDVHTHADDVAEMPRAENFVRMGVTTIVVGNCGGSADNIGKLFSDIEAKHVAVNVASLIGHGTVRGKVMGGSFMRPPNASEIDQMKAMVEQAMKDGAVGMSTGLIYLPGTFAKTEEIVELAKVVSAYDGIYTSHMRDEGTNIFDSLNELFRIAREAHIRAEISHIKLSGNASWHQTDKVLEAIAAARAEGLDITQDQYAYTASSTGISQLVPDTAREGGHKKFLERVGNPELKAGIVEEMKKHLAGNARTNYEYAVVAYYAHDTNLNGLNIVEAAKLRRGAESLDDQIETILDIEAHGGAQGVFHGMNEDDLQHFLQSPNTMIACDSGLREFGVGVPHPRGYGNNARILARYVRDLHVLHLEDAIRRMTTLPAQTFRFKDRGQIREGNWADITIFDPDKVQDHATYKDPHHYPTGIPYVLVNGMEVISNDEDTGAMPGMALRHVANKE from the coding sequence ATGAAGTATTGCTTCCGGTTGATTTTCACTTTTGCGGCTGTGCTGCTTCCCATGCTCGCGACCGCGGAAAGCTATGATGTGGTCATCCGTCATGGACGTGTAATTGATGGCACGGGCAATCCGGCTTTCTTTGCCGATGTTGGGATAACCAATGGCCGCATTGCCGCAATCGGACGAATCACTGGCGATGCAAAAAAAGAGATTGATGCCAAGGGGTTGATTGTTGCGCCGGGATTCATTGACGTTCACACGCATGCGGACGACGTGGCCGAAATGCCGCGCGCGGAAAATTTTGTGCGCATGGGCGTGACGACGATTGTGGTAGGAAATTGCGGCGGATCGGCGGACAACATCGGTAAATTGTTCAGTGACATCGAAGCCAAACATGTCGCGGTGAATGTGGCTTCACTCATCGGCCACGGCACGGTGCGCGGAAAGGTAATGGGCGGTTCTTTTATGCGTCCGCCGAATGCTTCTGAGATAGACCAGATGAAAGCGATGGTCGAACAGGCGATGAAGGATGGCGCGGTCGGCATGTCCACCGGACTCATTTATTTGCCCGGGACATTTGCGAAGACCGAGGAAATTGTGGAGTTGGCGAAGGTGGTGTCGGCTTACGACGGTATTTACACGAGCCACATGCGCGATGAGGGAACGAACATTTTTGATTCGCTTAACGAGCTATTTCGCATCGCGCGCGAGGCGCATATTCGTGCCGAGATTTCGCACATCAAACTTTCCGGCAACGCTTCGTGGCATCAGACCGACAAGGTGCTCGAAGCCATCGCCGCCGCGCGCGCCGAAGGACTCGACATCACGCAAGATCAATACGCCTATACCGCTTCGAGCACAGGCATCAGCCAATTAGTGCCCGATACGGCGCGCGAAGGCGGACACAAAAAGTTTTTGGAACGCGTCGGCAATCCCGAATTGAAAGCGGGCATCGTCGAGGAAATGAAAAAGCATTTGGCGGGGAATGCGCGGACGAATTATGAGTACGCGGTTGTCGCTTATTATGCGCATGACACGAATCTGAATGGCTTGAACATCGTTGAAGCAGCCAAGCTTCGGCGCGGCGCGGAATCGCTCGATGATCAGATCGAAACGATTTTGGACATCGAAGCGCACGGCGGCGCGCAGGGGGTTTTTCACGGAATGAACGAAGATGACTTGCAACATTTTCTGCAAAGTCCGAACACGATGATCGCCTGCGACAGCGGCTTGCGCGAATTCGGCGTCGGTGTGCCGCATCCGCGTGGCTACGGGAACAACGCCCGCATCCTGGCGCGTTACGTGCGTGATCTGCATGTCCTCCATTTGGAGGATGCCATTCGGCGGATGACCACGTTGCCCGCGCAGACATTTCGTTTTAAAGATCGCGGGCAAATACGCGAAGGCAACTGGGCGGACATAACGATTTTTGATCCTGATAAAGTCCAGGACCACGCGACCTATAAAGATCCGCATCATTATCCCACGGGCATTCCCTATGTGTTGGTCAACGGTATGGAGGTCATCAGTAATGACGAGGACACGGGCGCCATGCCGGGAATGGCTTTGCGTCACGTAGCGAATAAAGAGTGA
- a CDS encoding Uma2 family endonuclease, translating into MSDPYEEILDGELSLRLPPGSRHEQICERLHERMAANLTDAMVAKLLPMRSLVEVTRGTKLRPDLALVTTATNKLWLAAEVINSGDHHADTVLKKAIYEETGLPRLWMVDPRYDNVEIYHGGEHGMVLKQILALQDVLTEALLPSFAYRISELFRAGE; encoded by the coding sequence ATGAGCGACCCCTACGAGGAAATCCTGGACGGCGAATTGTCTTTGCGTCTCCCGCCCGGGTCTCGCCACGAGCAAATCTGCGAGCGTCTCCATGAGCGCATGGCGGCGAATCTCACCGATGCGATGGTCGCAAAATTATTGCCGATGCGCTCGCTGGTGGAAGTTACACGCGGCACGAAGTTGCGCCCCGACCTTGCGCTGGTCACGACGGCGACGAATAAACTTTGGCTCGCGGCCGAGGTCATCAATTCCGGCGACCATCATGCCGACACCGTTCTCAAGAAAGCGATTTATGAAGAAACCGGCTTGCCGCGTTTGTGGATGGTGGACCCGCGTTATGACAACGTGGAGATATACCACGGCGGCGAGCATGGAATGGTGTTGAAACAAATCCTGGCGCTCCAGGACGTGTTGACGGAAGCCTTGCTGCCGTCGTTTGCGTATCGTATCTCGGAGTTATTCAGGGCAGGGGAGTGA
- a CDS encoding excinuclease ABC subunit A produces the protein MFKDSSDFSETGEAIRIHGAREHNLKNLSLDIPRNQFVVITGVSGSGKSTLAFDLLFAEGQRRFLDSMNVYARQFVEQLARPDVDLITGIPPTVSIEQRNTRGGGKSTVATVTEIYHFIRLLFARLGTQYCPDCNLPVEAQTRDQLGAHLKQEIKKRGDLLLLAPVVRNRKGFHTDVAEWAAKHGYAEVRADGKIYSTGERLRLDRFREHDVEIVVGVLDKKANGEKSPQLLIDEALKLGRGTVFALDNHGKVSVHSTERACPKCSRSFETLDPKMFSYNSSQGWCPKCRGFGELFYLPDVERGARADAIEESWYEWQEGKRELCPDCQGARLNPVARAVRLVISPKVMPNIDDFSTMPVSAAREFFAKLKFTGRSAVVARDILPEIGERLKFLGEVGLGYLQMGRSMPTLSGGETQRIRLAAQLGSNLSGVLYVLDEPTIGLHARDNEQLLSALQSLKERGNSVVVVEHDEETMRRADYIIDLGPGAGVNGGTVVASGTLAELMRHPDSITGQSLRAKKSFPARGKRRPVTADSDGGDSILKSRKAKRALETLPEAASPNQWLTLRNASTNNLKNLTVQFPLNRLVVVTGVSGSGKSTLIRECLLPAVQTAVKNRKSKNASPNLSGQEHIQAVYEVDQSPIGRTPRSIPATYVGFFDVIRQLFAQIPEARLRGYSPSRFSFNSAQGRCPQCEGAGTIKLEMNFLPPAFVRCEVCNGSRFNRETLDIQFSGKNIAEVLELSVDEALEFFSAFAKLKRPLQALCDTGLGYLKLGQTSPTLSGGEAQRVKLVSHLLSGLREPDLFERFPKHNLFILEEPTIGLHIADVRRLVEVLQRLVDAGHSVIVIEHNLDLIAEADWVIDLGPEGGAAGGNIVAEGTPEEVARNKRSHTGRFLRSFLSGT, from the coding sequence GTGTTTAAAGATTCCAGCGATTTTTCCGAGACCGGCGAAGCCATCCGCATCCACGGCGCGCGCGAGCATAATTTAAAAAATCTCTCGCTCGACATTCCCCGCAATCAATTCGTCGTCATCACCGGCGTGAGCGGTTCGGGGAAAAGCACGCTGGCGTTCGACCTGCTTTTTGCCGAGGGCCAGCGGCGCTTCCTGGATTCCATGAATGTTTATGCGCGCCAATTCGTGGAGCAACTCGCGCGGCCGGACGTGGACTTGATCACCGGCATTCCGCCGACCGTCAGCATCGAGCAGCGCAACACGCGCGGCGGTGGCAAGAGCACGGTGGCGACCGTCACGGAAATTTATCATTTCATCCGTTTGCTGTTCGCCCGCCTTGGCACGCAATATTGCCCGGACTGCAATCTCCCGGTTGAAGCGCAAACGCGCGATCAACTGGGCGCGCATCTCAAGCAGGAAATAAAAAAGCGCGGCGATCTTTTGCTGCTCGCGCCGGTGGTGCGCAATCGCAAAGGTTTCCATACCGATGTCGCGGAATGGGCCGCTAAACATGGCTACGCCGAAGTGCGCGCGGACGGGAAAATTTATTCGACGGGCGAACGCCTGCGATTGGACCGTTTTCGGGAACATGATGTTGAGATCGTCGTCGGCGTCCTCGACAAAAAGGCCAATGGCGAAAAATCTCCTCAACTGTTGATTGATGAAGCTTTGAAACTTGGGCGCGGCACGGTGTTTGCGCTCGACAATCACGGCAAGGTTTCCGTGCATTCCACTGAGCGCGCCTGCCCGAAGTGCAGCCGGTCGTTCGAGACGCTCGACCCGAAAATGTTTAGTTACAATTCGTCGCAAGGCTGGTGTCCGAAGTGCCGCGGCTTTGGCGAATTATTTTATCTGCCGGATGTCGAACGCGGCGCGCGCGCGGATGCCATCGAGGAATCGTGGTACGAATGGCAGGAGGGCAAACGCGAACTTTGCCCGGATTGCCAGGGCGCGCGCTTGAATCCCGTGGCGCGCGCGGTGCGATTGGTCATCAGCCCGAAGGTGATGCCGAACATAGACGATTTTTCCACGATGCCGGTTTCTGCCGCGCGAGAATTTTTTGCGAAATTAAAATTCACGGGACGGTCGGCAGTTGTCGCGCGTGATATTTTGCCGGAGATCGGCGAGCGTTTGAAATTTCTCGGCGAGGTCGGCCTGGGCTATCTCCAAATGGGCCGCAGCATGCCGACGCTTTCTGGCGGCGAGACGCAGCGCATCCGCCTCGCAGCCCAGTTAGGCTCAAATCTCAGCGGTGTTTTGTATGTGCTCGACGAACCGACGATTGGCTTGCACGCGCGTGACAACGAACAACTGCTCAGCGCCTTGCAATCGTTGAAGGAGCGCGGCAATTCGGTGGTCGTGGTGGAGCACGACGAGGAAACCATGCGCCGCGCCGATTACATCATTGATCTCGGACCGGGCGCGGGAGTGAACGGCGGCACGGTTGTCGCCAGCGGCACGCTGGCCGAGCTGATGCGGCATCCGGATTCCATCACCGGCCAATCGTTGCGCGCGAAGAAAAGTTTTCCTGCCCGCGGAAAACGCCGCCCGGTTACGGCGGATTCCGACGGTGGCGATTCCATTTTGAAAAGCCGCAAGGCGAAACGCGCGCTGGAAACGCTTCCTGAAGCGGCGAGTCCAAACCAGTGGCTGACTTTGCGAAATGCCAGCACGAACAACTTAAAAAATCTTACGGTTCAATTCCCGTTGAACCGGCTGGTGGTCGTTACCGGCGTGAGCGGTTCGGGCAAGAGCACCTTGATTCGCGAATGTTTGTTGCCTGCCGTGCAGACCGCGGTAAAAAATCGCAAATCAAAAAACGCGAGTCCCAATCTTTCCGGCCAGGAACATATTCAGGCGGTTTATGAAGTGGATCAATCGCCGATTGGCCGCACGCCGCGCTCTATTCCCGCGACCTATGTCGGTTTTTTCGACGTAATTCGCCAGCTCTTCGCGCAAATTCCCGAGGCGCGTTTGCGGGGATATTCGCCGAGCCGATTTTCCTTCAACAGCGCGCAGGGGCGTTGTCCGCAATGCGAAGGCGCGGGCACGATCAAACTGGAAATGAATTTTCTGCCGCCGGCGTTCGTGCGTTGCGAGGTGTGCAATGGCTCACGCTTTAACCGCGAAACGCTCGACATCCAATTCTCGGGAAAAAATATCGCCGAAGTGCTGGAGTTATCGGTGGATGAGGCGCTCGAATTTTTCTCCGCGTTCGCGAAACTCAAGCGTCCCTTGCAGGCGTTGTGTGACACCGGCTTGGGATATTTAAAACTCGGTCAGACCAGTCCCACACTTAGTGGCGGCGAAGCGCAGCGGGTCAAGTTGGTGTCGCATTTGCTTTCGGGCTTGCGCGAGCCGGATTTATTTGAGCGATTCCCGAAGCATAATTTATTCATCCTGGAGGAGCCGACGATTGGTTTGCACATCGCCGACGTGCGGCGGCTGGTGGAAGTGTTGCAAAGGCTCGTGGATGCGGGACATTCGGTCATTGTGATCGAGCATAATCTGGATTTGATCGCGGAAGCAGATTGGGTGATTGATCTGGGACCGGAAGGCGGCGCGGCCGGTGGAAATATCGTGGCCGAAGGCACGCCGGAGGAAGTGGCGCGCAACAAACGCTCGCATACCGGGCGGTTTCTGCGTAGCTTCCTGTCCGGAACATGA
- a CDS encoding dihydroneopterin aldolase, giving the protein MSNITIVDLEVFWHVGVPDEERINPQRLLMSVDMSYDISRAAQSDRPDRTIDYAEVIQEIKKYGVGREWKLIEKIAAGLGHLVLTKFSPDAVFVEIKKFPIPQARYVSVIWTGQRQAF; this is encoded by the coding sequence ATGTCTAATATCACCATTGTTGATCTGGAAGTTTTTTGGCACGTGGGTGTGCCGGACGAGGAACGCATCAATCCACAGCGGCTGCTGATGAGCGTGGATATGTCCTACGACATTTCGCGCGCCGCCCAATCGGACCGTCCCGACCGAACGATTGACTATGCCGAAGTTATCCAGGAAATCAAAAAATATGGTGTCGGGCGCGAATGGAAATTGATTGAGAAAATCGCCGCCGGCCTCGGCCATCTCGTGCTGACAAAATTTTCCCCTGATGCCGTGTTCGTGGAGATCAAAAAATTTCCCATCCCCCAGGCGCGTTACGTGTCCGTCATCTGGACGGGACAGCGCCAGGCATTCTGA
- a CDS encoding DUF5005 domain-containing protein, with product MKNNFWARNIRGCFSAALIFSFDCIVTAQVAQPPIAETPRSNISFTVEPAQDYNRLFYQESDWVGGDVAASVPLRDGNVLWLFGDSWIGSICEGRRSGESKMVHNTIAIQEGLNPETARVNFFHGLHGYLPAAFIETADHVGYFWLTHGGIQTDDGLYLFASRIINRPGDNSVWGFKASGMTMAKITNVSAQPSEWRIEQIKIPWAEYDKGGSEKVFGMPMVRADGFIYIYGLEFDRKAHNRYLLVGRVKEGSLENFSAWEFYADGKWQSDFHQASRLADHLGAELSVSYLPRFKRYVLVYTENGLSEKIMLRSAVSPVGPWSEPTVIYRTPETGWDKTYFCYAAKAHPELSRADDELIVSYVCNSSDFGKMVNDARIYFPKFVRVKFDAIP from the coding sequence ATGAAAAATAATTTTTGGGCGCGAAATATTCGTGGATGTTTTTCGGCGGCGCTGATTTTTAGTTTTGATTGTATCGTCACGGCTCAAGTGGCCCAGCCGCCGATCGCTGAAACACCGCGCTCAAATATTTCTTTCACCGTGGAACCAGCGCAGGATTACAATCGCCTGTTTTACCAGGAAAGTGACTGGGTGGGCGGGGATGTGGCGGCGTCGGTGCCGTTGCGCGATGGCAATGTGCTGTGGCTGTTCGGTGATTCGTGGATCGGTTCGATCTGCGAGGGACGCCGCAGCGGAGAGTCGAAGATGGTGCATAACACGATCGCGATTCAGGAGGGATTGAATCCCGAAACGGCGCGCGTAAATTTTTTTCATGGTCTTCATGGTTACTTGCCCGCCGCATTTATCGAGACGGCGGATCACGTCGGCTATTTTTGGCTGACGCATGGCGGCATTCAGACGGACGACGGGCTTTATCTTTTTGCGAGCCGCATCATCAATCGGCCGGGTGATAATTCGGTGTGGGGTTTTAAAGCGTCGGGAATGACGATGGCCAAAATTACCAACGTCAGCGCCCAACCTTCGGAATGGCGAATTGAACAGATTAAAATTCCGTGGGCCGAGTATGACAAAGGTGGAAGCGAAAAAGTTTTCGGCATGCCGATGGTGCGCGCGGACGGCTTCATATATATCTATGGTCTTGAGTTCGACCGAAAGGCGCATAACCGTTATTTGCTCGTGGGCCGTGTGAAAGAAGGCTCATTGGAAAATTTTTCGGCCTGGGAATTTTACGCCGATGGAAAATGGCAATCGGATTTTCATCAGGCTTCGCGGCTGGCCGATCATCTCGGAGCGGAACTTTCGGTTTCGTATCTACCGCGATTCAAGCGCTACGTTCTGGTTTACACGGAGAACGGCTTGTCTGAAAAAATCATGCTGCGCAGTGCCGTAAGTCCGGTCGGTCCCTGGAGCGAACCAACGGTTATTTACCGCACGCCCGAGACGGGATGGGACAAGACTTACTTTTGTTACGCGGCGAAGGCGCACCCGGAGCTTTCCCGGGCGGATGATGAATTAATTGTGAGTTACGTCTGTAATTCCTCAGATTTTGGTAAAATGGTCAATGACGCCCGGATCTATTTCCCGAAATTTGTGCGCGTTAAGTTCGATGCGATTCCTTGA
- a CDS encoding YjhG/YagF family D-xylonate dehydratase: MNTSPLFPPAAPHIYDVQTRASGPAGALPLDADMLLSQPSGNLFGLTQNAGMGWDPAEFGRKQFLILSTQGGLRAPDGKPIALGYHTGHWEIGLLVEAAARELRRLRTIPFAAYCSDPCDGRTQGTTGMFDSLPYRNDAAQIFRRLARSLPMRCGVMGVATCDKGLPAMMMALAGMRELAGILVPGGVTLPPANGEDAGAVQTLGARFAHGMISLEEAADLGCRACGSPGGGCQFLGTAATSQVVGEALGLSLPHTALAPSGQAVWLEMATRSAQALVEMERRGIKLGDVLNDASIRNAMVVHAAFGGSTNLLLHIPAIAHAAGLRRPTVEDWVEVNRRTPRLVSVLPNGPVHHPTVRVFLAGGVPEVMLHLNRMNLLDTSVLTVSGSTLGEVLAAWETSERRQRFRERLREQDGVDADEVILPPEKARARGLTSTMAFPRGNLAPDGSVIKSAAIDPSVVDADGVYRKEGLARVFTSEAAAIAAIKQNRIQAGDVMVLAGIGPMGTGMEETYQVTSALKYLPFGKHVALLTDARFSGVSTGACIGHIGPEALAGGPIGKVRDGDVIRILVDRNNLSASVDLIGDGERKFSPEEGAKILSERPAHPGLAPNAKLPDDTRIWAALQSASGGTWGGCVFDAERIVEVIEAGLNSREKNGGADEK, encoded by the coding sequence ATGAACACAAGTCCGCTTTTTCCCCCGGCCGCTCCGCACATTTACGACGTGCAGACGCGGGCCAGCGGTCCGGCGGGTGCGTTGCCGCTCGATGCGGACATGCTGCTCAGCCAGCCGAGCGGAAATTTATTTGGGTTGACGCAAAATGCCGGCATGGGTTGGGACCCGGCGGAATTCGGACGCAAACAATTTTTGATTCTCAGCACGCAAGGCGGCCTGCGCGCGCCGGATGGCAAACCGATCGCGCTGGGGTATCACACGGGGCATTGGGAGATTGGTTTGCTGGTGGAAGCGGCGGCGCGGGAATTGCGGCGGCTGCGAACGATTCCTTTCGCCGCGTATTGTTCCGACCCATGTGATGGCCGCACGCAGGGCACGACCGGCATGTTCGACAGCTTGCCGTATCGCAATGACGCCGCGCAAATTTTTCGGCGGCTCGCCCGCTCGCTGCCTATGCGTTGCGGCGTGATGGGCGTCGCCACGTGCGACAAAGGTTTGCCGGCGATGATGATGGCCCTTGCGGGAATGCGCGAACTCGCGGGCATTCTCGTTCCGGGCGGCGTGACGCTTCCACCCGCGAACGGTGAAGACGCGGGCGCGGTGCAAACTCTGGGCGCGCGATTTGCGCACGGAATGATTTCGTTGGAAGAAGCCGCTGATCTCGGTTGTCGCGCATGTGGTTCGCCGGGTGGTGGTTGTCAATTTCTGGGAACGGCCGCGACATCGCAAGTCGTCGGAGAAGCATTGGGACTTTCGCTGCCGCACACCGCGCTTGCGCCATCGGGCCAGGCGGTGTGGCTTGAAATGGCGACTCGCTCGGCGCAAGCGTTGGTTGAAATGGAGCGTCGTGGTATCAAACTTGGCGATGTTCTGAATGACGCGAGCATTCGCAATGCGATGGTGGTGCACGCGGCGTTTGGCGGTTCGACGAATTTATTGCTGCACATTCCGGCGATAGCGCACGCGGCGGGTTTACGTCGTCCAACGGTCGAGGATTGGGTAGAAGTGAATCGGCGCACGCCGCGCCTTGTGAGCGTGCTGCCCAATGGGCCGGTGCATCATCCGACGGTGCGAGTTTTTCTCGCGGGTGGCGTGCCTGAAGTCATGTTGCACTTGAACCGGATGAATCTGCTCGATACGAGTGTGCTGACAGTGAGTGGAAGCACGCTTGGCGAAGTGCTGGCCGCGTGGGAAACTTCTGAGCGCCGCCAGCGTTTTCGCGAACGCTTGCGCGAGCAGGACGGCGTGGACGCCGACGAGGTTATTCTGCCGCCAGAAAAGGCGCGCGCGCGCGGGCTCACGAGCACGATGGCTTTTCCTCGCGGCAATCTTGCGCCTGATGGCTCCGTGATCAAAAGCGCGGCGATTGATCCTTCCGTCGTGGATGCCGATGGAGTTTATCGCAAGGAAGGACTCGCGCGTGTGTTCACGAGCGAGGCGGCGGCGATTGCGGCCATCAAACAGAATCGCATCCAAGCTGGCGATGTGATGGTGCTGGCGGGCATCGGCCCGATGGGCACGGGCATGGAGGAAACATATCAAGTGACTTCGGCGTTGAAATATTTGCCGTTCGGCAAACACGTCGCGCTGCTTACGGACGCGCGGTTTTCCGGGGTTTCCACGGGCGCGTGCATCGGCCACATTGGACCCGAGGCGCTCGCGGGTGGGCCGATCGGCAAAGTCCGCGATGGCGATGTCATCCGAATTTTGGTGGATCGAAATAATTTGAGCGCGAGCGTTGATTTGATCGGCGATGGCGAAAGAAAATTTTCGCCGGAAGAAGGCGCTAAAATTCTGTCCGAGCGGCCGGCGCATCCGGGCCTGGCGCCAAACGCGAAATTGCCGGACGACACGCGCATTTGGGCGGCGTTGCAAAGCGCCAGCGGCGGCACGTGGGGTGGATGCGTGTTCGACGCGGAACGAATCGTTGAAGTTATTGAAGCAGGATTAAACAGCCGCGAAAAAAATGGAGGCGCAGATGAAAAATAA
- a CDS encoding DUF642 domain-containing protein: protein MAAVITSALTISAARADVLVNGGFEAEPNANPANGATFLSGQNDIPGWTITPGTEVTLHSSVANAYPTISGVYSVNTDSEGFNGHNAQLYQDFTSALGNLYNLTFNWETWQVDAPGSFLHITVTDQTTSAVLFNGLYDPTAVPDLTVQSVSAGFTGTGDTLRLEIQETPESGNNDNQFIVDNFDVEDNGNPNAGAPDATGWSAEITAALGLIGFARRKFRK from the coding sequence GTGGCCGCGGTAATCACCTCGGCATTGACCATTTCCGCTGCGCGCGCGGATGTGCTCGTAAATGGCGGCTTTGAGGCGGAGCCTAATGCGAACCCAGCGAACGGCGCCACGTTCCTGTCCGGACAGAATGACATTCCGGGATGGACGATTACGCCGGGAACGGAAGTGACTTTGCATTCGTCCGTCGCCAATGCGTATCCTACCATCAGCGGGGTTTACAGCGTGAACACGGACAGCGAAGGCTTCAATGGTCACAATGCCCAGTTGTATCAGGATTTTACCAGCGCGCTCGGCAATCTGTATAATTTGACGTTCAACTGGGAAACCTGGCAGGTTGATGCTCCGGGAAGCTTCCTGCATATCACGGTCACAGATCAGACGACTTCGGCGGTTTTGTTCAATGGCCTTTATGATCCCACGGCTGTGCCGGACCTCACTGTGCAAAGCGTGAGCGCGGGCTTCACGGGCACGGGCGATACGCTTCGCCTGGAGATCCAGGAAACGCCCGAGTCTGGTAACAACGATAACCAGTTCATCGTGGATAATTTCGACGTGGAAGATAACGGGAATCCGAACGCCGGCGCTCCCGACGCGACTGGCTGGTCGGCTGAAATCACGGCGGCGCTCGGTCTGATCGGTTTCGCCCGCCGCAAATTTCGCAAATAA
- a CDS encoding chitinase: MLKNIMSLGAIACAILLHPLHANAEWPARIFAPYMYLGSGDKFQLTACDDACGQKFYTLAFITSDKTNNPAWDGRIGMDQNRYADQIAGIRSRGGDVILSFGGEAGRELAIAETNATTLQEKYQAVIDQYKLTWLDFDIEGKALRNTAANQRRNAALAKIQAANPKIIISYTLPVDPNGISEASQRMLADAKIQNVKVHSADLMIMDYGSHFSAEKRMSDVSIASAIKAHEQCAVIDPSIQIGLCAMIGKNDEPGELFSLDDATALMTWAKTQPWVCSVSFWSINRDTGNKPTVGKRGSSNINSGIEQNPWAFSKIFQTFAQP; the protein is encoded by the coding sequence ATGCTAAAAAATATCATGTCTCTCGGCGCGATTGCCTGCGCGATTTTGCTCCACCCCTTGCATGCCAACGCCGAATGGCCCGCCCGCATCTTCGCGCCATATATGTATCTGGGCTCCGGCGATAAATTCCAACTCACCGCCTGCGACGATGCCTGTGGTCAAAAATTTTATACCCTCGCTTTTATCACTTCCGACAAAACCAACAATCCCGCCTGGGACGGCCGCATCGGCATGGACCAAAATCGTTACGCCGACCAGATCGCCGGCATCCGCAGCCGCGGCGGCGATGTCATCCTCTCCTTTGGCGGCGAGGCCGGCCGGGAATTGGCCATCGCGGAAACCAACGCCACCACCTTGCAGGAAAAATATCAGGCCGTCATTGATCAATACAAACTGACCTGGCTCGATTTCGACATCGAAGGCAAGGCGCTCAGAAACACCGCCGCCAACCAGCGTCGCAACGCCGCGCTCGCCAAAATCCAGGCCGCGAATCCCAAAATAATTATCTCCTACACCTTGCCCGTGGATCCCAACGGCATCTCCGAAGCCTCCCAGCGAATGCTCGCCGACGCAAAAATCCAAAACGTAAAAGTCCACTCCGCCGACCTCATGATCATGGATTATGGCTCCCACTTTTCCGCCGAAAAAAGGATGAGCGACGTTTCCATCGCCAGCGCCATCAAAGCGCACGAACAATGCGCGGTCATTGATCCCTCCATTCAAATCGGCCTGTGCGCCATGATCGGCAAAAACGACGAACCCGGCGAACTCTTCTCGCTCGATGACGCCACCGCCCTGATGACCTGGGCCAAAACCCAACCGTGGGTTTGCAGCGTATCCTTCTGGTCCATCAATCGCGACACCGGCAACAAACCCACCGTCGGCAAACGCGGCAGCAGCAACATCAACAGCGGCATCGAACAAAACCCCTGGGCCTTCAGCAAAATTTTCCAAACCTTCGCGCAACCATAA